From the Clarias gariepinus isolate MV-2021 ecotype Netherlands chromosome 3, CGAR_prim_01v2, whole genome shotgun sequence genome, one window contains:
- the LOC128519068 gene encoding protein C19orf12 homolog, with translation MVPALTGKTSWLYSYKKTEGMAITHTHTHRRTENTPAESVTIPHHSHQSCRMEQKISDVVQMCCDVSGTRKMKAAVKSSVKGGAVAGGSAAVGGLLLGPAGIAVGGAVGGLLGWWMTSGQFKPVPQILMELPSHERQQLYSDISAILGSLDWTDASQLMVLVRADNTLLQKVEAGIQSFVSKSLGAVVEYGG, from the exons ATGGTTCCGGCTTTAACTGGAAAAACAAGCTGGCTGTACAGTTATAAAAAGACTGAGGGGAtggccatcacacacacacacacacacagaagaactGAAAACACACCAGCTGAAAGTGTGACAATTCCACATCACTCCCATcag agctGCAGGATGGAGCAGAAGATCAGCGATGTTGTACAGATGTGCTGTGACGTCTCCGGGACCCGGAAGATGAAGGCTGCAGTGAAGAGTTCAGTGAAAGGAGGCGCGGTGGCGGGGGGGAGCGCGGCGGTGGGAGGGTTACTGCTCGGACCTGCCGGCATCGCTGTTG GCGGGGCTGTCGGAGGACTCCTGGGCTGGTGGATGACCAGCGGGCAGTTTAAACCGGTTCCTCAGATCCTCATGGAGCTCCCTTCTCATGAGAGACAGCAGCTTTACTCCGACATCAGTGCGATTTTGGGCTCATTGGACTGGACCGACGCGTCTCAGCTGATGGTTCTGGTTAGAGCCGATAACACGCTGCTGCAGAAGGTCGAGGCTGGGATTCAGTCGTTTGTTAGTAAAAGTCTCGGAGCTGTAGTGGAGTACGGAGGCTGA
- the plekhf1 gene encoding pleckstrin homology domain-containing family F member 1 encodes MVDDPKFPMENRERVLAVENSFMPGGKPLLAPDRILIGEGRLLKLCRRKPQPKAFFLFNDILVYGSIVVPGRWNSHQQILRLEELKQEDLEDEAGMSNQWLLRTPRKSFRISAESLEEKQEWMAHIERCRMEQLKKLGLSTAMKPFAATWIPDAASAVCMRCAEPFNVTQRRHHCRNCGFVVCNSCSKGRAVLAHISPKPVRVCRLCREVLSGQDVCDESLREKDSVEQMPKYEDSSDEENQTHTTWFNTYQVPEPLYCYLNPQHTKPPSPKRGPLQNI; translated from the coding sequence ATGGTGGACGATCCGAAGTTCCCGATGGAGAACCGTGAGCGTGTCCTGGCCGTCGAGAACTCCTTCATGCCCGGTGGGAAACCCCTCCTGGCTCCGGATCGCATCCTGATCGGAGAAGGTCGTCTGCTGAAGCTGTGCAGACGCAAACCGCAGCCCAAAGCCTTCTTCCTGTTTAACGACATCCTGGTGTACGGCAGCATCGTGGTCCCGGGCCGCTGGAACAGCCACCAGCAGATCCTGCGTCTGGAGGAACTGAAGCAGGAGGACCTGGAGGACGAGGCGGGGATGAGTAACCAGTGGCTCCTCCGGACACCGCGCAAGTCCTTCCGCATCTCCGCGGAGTCGCTGGAGGAGAAGCAGGAGTGGATGGCGCACATCGAGCGCTGCAGGATGGAGCAGCTGAAAAAGCTCGGTTTGTCCACCGCGATGAAGCCGTTCGCCGCCACCTGGATCCCCGACGCCGCCTCGGCCGTGTGCATGCGCTGCGCGGAACCCTTTAACGTCACGCAGCGCAGACACCACTGCAGAAACTGCGGCTTCGTGGTGTGTAACTCCTGCTCGAAGGGTCGCGCGGTCCTCGCACACATCTCACCCAAACCGGTCCGGGTGTGTCGTCTCTGTAGGGAGGTTCTGAGTGGGCAGGACGTCTGCGATGAGTCCCTCAGGGAGAAAGACTCGGTCGAGCAGATGCCCAAATATGAGGACTCCAGTGACGAGGagaaccaaacacacaccacatggTTTAACACTTACCAAGTACCTGAGCCGCTCTACTGCTACCTCAACCCCCAGCACACCAAACCTCCATCGCCCAAGCGTGGACCTCTACAGAACATCTGA